CTCGGCATCGTCGGCGATCTGCGATGGAGTCGCAGGACCGACGGCGAGTCGTTGGAGCACAGCGACTCGGTAGTTAGAGCTGATAACGAAGCTCACTTCGTCCCAGTTTTGTGTCATTGGATACCCTCCATGGTGTCACAGTCGTCCTTACAGCGTTCCGTATTGCCCGAAGACGGGTTTAGTAATATACCACATACCGCATTTGTCGGTGTATCTCTATGGCTGATTTCCCGCCGGACATCGGCACTGTCGGTAAGATATGGTCTGCACCACCGTATCAAACCGGTATCTGTTCTGTTTCGCATCAATTACCACGATCCAAGTCGGTTTTCGCCGTTCGGTGTGTGATCTATCATCCGATTACTTCTGATTCGATCCACGGGTCAGTCTGGCTTGCACTCGCGGAGTAATATATGTATAACAATGCGTGGACGCAGGGTGAAAAGACACACGGGAATGTTCACTGCCGATCGTTGGCTGTGGCCCGAACTGGACAGCAACCGGCAACGACGAGACAACGGGCCATGTCAAAGCACGGCCGAACCGTCGCGGGGCAGCGATGACTGACACGACGGATTCGTGGAGCCATCGGTTGCAAATCGGGTTACTACTCGGCGAAGTCATTGCAGTCCTCGGCTTTGTTACAGCCGCAAACTTCGTCGTACTTTCGATTCCACTACCGGCTCGTGCCGTGGTCGGGTTGCCGTTGTTGTTTTTCTTCCCGGGATACGCCCTCGTGTCGGTGTTGTTCCCCGCACGCCAGTTTCGGACCAGATACGGCGCGCTCGATATGTTCTCCTCGGGGATCGACGGTATTGAACGTGTGGCCCTCTCCTTTGGGGTGAGTCTCGCGTTGCTTCCATCGATCGGTGTCGTCTTGTGGGTGCTATCGCCCGTGGGATTCGGCGCTCAGGTGTTGATGGGTGTGCTGTCCGCCGAGATCGGGCTGGGGATGATCTACGGTGCGTACCGACGCATCCGACTACCCCGCAATCAGCGCTATCGTCTTCCGGTCGATCGCTGGCTCTCGGAGCTGTGGTCCGGCAGTGTCACCAAGGGGGTGCTCGGCACGGCGATGAACCTTCTGTTAGTGCTGTCGGTCGTCGCAGCTGTGGTAGCGCTCGGCTATGGGGTGTTGATGCCCTATGGATCGGAAACGTACACCGGGGTGTCGGTCCTCACTCAATCCGGCGGTGAACTCACGTTCTTGACGAATTCGACGGCAGTGACAGCTGGCGATCAACTGACCCTCTCAGTTACTAACCAAGAGGGACGGACGATAACGTACACGATAGTTGTCATGATCGAACACGTCGAACACGATGGGCAACGGACGAATGCCTCTACCTCAGAAGAGTTACGGCGGTTACAAACAACGGTCGGACCGGGTGAAACGGATTACCTGAACCACACCATCGCTCCATCGACCCAACGATCGAACCTCCGGGTGCGGTATCTCGTCTACAGAGGCGATCCGCCGTCGACACCGACCGTAGCCAACGCGTACCGAACAGTGTACTTCTGGCTCAGTCCGGGACAGCCTCCATCACAGCAAACCACAACACGCGATATGAGGGGACGATAACCAGCCATGTGGCCGTGGGAGCATCTCGCTGTCGGGTATCTGTGTTACTCATTGTACTGTCGTACACGAACCGGTGCACCTCCTGATGGGTGGGGAACGATCGCGCTCGCGTTCGGCACACAGTTTCCGGATCTAGTGGACAAACCACTCGCGTGGCAGTTCGGGCTGTTGCCCTCCGGCAATTCATTCGCCCATTCGGTGTTCGTTGCCGGAGTGTTTTCCGCACTCGTACTCGTGATTTCGAACCACCGTGACGTCCCACAGCTCGGGATCGCGTTCGTGATCGGGTATCTCCTTCACCTGCCCGGAGATGTGCTCTATCCGCTTGTGTATGGAAATGGACCGTGGACCGAGTTTCTCTGGTGGCCGTTCGTGTCGGTCGATGCCGGAGGGACGCTCGGCGTCCTCTCGAAGGTCACCGATCTCGTAGAGCGAACTGGCAGGTTTTTCATGACTCCGGCAGGGCGGGCGTATTTGGGTGCCGAACTCGGTTTGTTACTGTCGACCGCCGTCGTGTGGTGGTTCGATGGCCGTCCGGGTGTCGGCGTCGTTCGGCTCCCTCCCCGGTACTGTCGGAACTAGCGACCGAGATCACTCGATGTATCCGAGATCTGCGAGGCGGTCTTCGATCGATCTGTTCGTGGTTACCTTCCGGCGTTCTAGTTCGAACGGTGGGTACTCTCGGTCGCCGGCCGAATCGACGATCGGGAGTACCCGGCCGTCCATGGCCACGTCAGCTGGCACGTCGAACGTAGCGAGTACGGTTGGTGTGACGTCGAACAGGTGTGCGTTCGTGAGCGACGCCGTCTCGTCGATCGACTCCCCGTGTGCGGCAACGATCCCATCGCGTTTGTGATTCCACGGCTCGTTCGGCTCGCTGAACTGCTGAGTACCGATCTGTGTCGAGAGGAACTGATCGAAATCCGCCGGTATCGTTATGATATCCGGTGCTTGATCTGAGAACGGTCCACTGAACTGCTGTTCCCGACGCACGACCGACTCGAACACTGGATCGCCGGTCGGTGTTTCGACCGCTTGCAGGCGGTCGATGAGATCGGATCGGACCGATTCGTACTTTCCGGGAGGAACGATCCCTCCCGGCTCGCGTCCCTGAAGATTGATTCGAACGC
The sequence above is drawn from the Halocatena salina genome and encodes:
- a CDS encoding metal-dependent hydrolase; its protein translation is MWPWEHLAVGYLCYSLYCRTRTGAPPDGWGTIALAFGTQFPDLVDKPLAWQFGLLPSGNSFAHSVFVAGVFSALVLVISNHRDVPQLGIAFVIGYLLHLPGDVLYPLVYGNGPWTEFLWWPFVSVDAGGTLGVLSKVTDLVERTGRFFMTPAGRAYLGAELGLLLSTAVVWWFDGRPGVGVVRLPPRYCRN
- a CDS encoding DUF1616 domain-containing protein, whose product is MTDTTDSWSHRLQIGLLLGEVIAVLGFVTAANFVVLSIPLPARAVVGLPLLFFFPGYALVSVLFPARQFRTRYGALDMFSSGIDGIERVALSFGVSLALLPSIGVVLWVLSPVGFGAQVLMGVLSAEIGLGMIYGAYRRIRLPRNQRYRLPVDRWLSELWSGSVTKGVLGTAMNLLLVLSVVAAVVALGYGVLMPYGSETYTGVSVLTQSGGELTFLTNSTAVTAGDQLTLSVTNQEGRTITYTIVVMIEHVEHDGQRTNASTSEELRRLQTTVGPGETDYLNHTIAPSTQRSNLRVRYLVYRGDPPSTPTVANAYRTVYFWLSPGQPPSQQTTTRDMRGR